One window from the genome of Nicotiana sylvestris chromosome 9, ASM39365v2, whole genome shotgun sequence encodes:
- the LOC104229030 gene encoding lysine histidine transporter-like 5, which produces MHNKDVSMVESGNSSNNATTNEPVDDDLNRWLPITASRKAKWWYSTFHNVTAVVGAGVLGLPYAVSQLGWIPGMGMIIISWFVTLYSLWQLVNLHEHVPGKRFDRYPELGKHVFGLKRGYWIVMPQQMIVQVASDIVYMVTGGKSLKESMHTMFHWSKGINQTCFILFFGVLQLILSQAPNFNSLKVVSFTAAVMSLSYSTISSVASIIKGIEHPQPVNYGRRSHTPAGITFDIFNSLGTIAFAFAGHSVALEIQATIPSTPEKPSKGPMWRGVTVAYAIVAFCYLAVAASGFWAFGNLVDDDVLVTLKHPHWLIALANFMVFLHVLGSYQVFAMPVFDMIECYLVKKRHFTPGRPLRLIARSIYVVVTMFVGMCFPFFGGLLGFFGGLAFSSTSFFLPCIMWLVSQKPKRWSFHWIASWLAIIIGVSITVLAPIGGARTIIISAKNYKFFD; this is translated from the exons ATGCATAACAAAGATGTTTCAATG gTTGAGAGTGGGAATAGTTCCAACAATGCAACGACAAACGAACCAGTCGATGACGATCTGAATAGGTGGTTGCCTATAACAGCTTCCCGAAAAGCCAAATGGTGGTATTCAACATTCCATAATGTAACAGCTGTTGTAGGAGCTGGTGTTCTTGGCTTACCATATGCTGTGTCACAACTCGGCTG GATTCCAGGAATGGGGATGATAATAATTTCATGGTTTGTGACATTATACTCACTTTGGCAATTGGTTAATTTGCACGAACATGTTCCAGGGAAGAGATTTGACAGATATCCTGAGTTAGGAAAACATGTATTTGGCCTAAAGAGAGGTTATTGGATAGTAATGCCTCAACAGATGATTGTTCAAGTTGCCAGTGACATAGTATACATGGTTACAGGGGGAAAATCTCTAAAAGAAAGTATGCATACGATGTTCCATTGGTCTAAAGGGATTAATCAAACTtgctttattttgttttttggAGTTCTTCAGTTGATACTATCTCAAGCTCCTAATTTTAATTCCTTGAAAGTGGTCTCTTTCACAGCAGCTGTTATGTCTTTGAG TTACTCAACAATTTCGTCAGTAGCATCAATTATCAAGGGTATTGAACATCCACAACCAGTTAACTATGGTCGACGATCTCATACTCCAGCTGGAATAACATTTGATATTTTCAACAGTTTAGGAACGATTGCATTTGCATTTGCTGGACATAGTGTTGCATTAGAAATTCAAGCAACAATACCTTCAACACCAGAAAAACCATCTAAAGGGCCAATGTGGCGAGGTGTTACTGTAGCTTATGCAATTGTTGCATTTTGCTATTTAGCTGTTGCTGCATCTGGATTCTGGGCTTTTGGCAATCTTGTGGATGATGATGTCCTTGTTACACTAAAACACCCACATTGGCTAATTGCTCTTGCAAATTTTATGGTATTTTTGCATGTTCTTGGAAGCTATCAG GTTTTTGCAATGCCTGTTTTTGACATGATTGAGTGTTACTTGGTTAAAAAGCGTCATTTCACTCCTGGACGACCTCTTCGCCTTATTGCCCGGAGTATTTACGTTG TTGTGACGATGTTCGTTGGAATGTGCTTTCCCTTTTTTGGAGGGCTGTTAGGCTTTTTTGGAGGATTGGCATTTTCATCCACATCATTTTTT CTCCCATGCATAATGTGGCTTGTCAGCCAAAAACCTAAAAGGTGGAGCTTTCATTGGATCGCTTCTTGG CTTGCAATTATTATTGGTGTGAGCATAACTGTCTTGGCACCAATTGGAGGAGCACGCACCATTATCATCTCAGCAAAGAATTACAAATTCTTCGATTAG